Proteins found in one Leishmania major strain Friedlin complete genome, chromosome 35 genomic segment:
- a CDS encoding conserved hypothetical protein (previous protein_id=AAZ14486.1), with protein MPRVRVGLRLRFVKLPHIDGERVFRDVISFVEPEDRSYDDLRALVEAKMRFMELSHSDFTAFHIEEHTGDRVVVDTAYFSALLRQWARRAAKERPPPKRPTALEMAGLAVLGESPSPFGNPEYEGHVGSGGMLTMPTSNTSSDDDVEDDERPPDMLERFEIELQSSKSVAVATAAAIPNLVSSVSGAMPSPVQFAALTRENLARLCDGDVAKSGASALLSASGAASPGKQVAGIDPCKAASNSHLPDPNAEVLMRVRDLTYPLGHVKFYLRCIILAVRFKIPKPGLTVAELDLGDAEDVTQAITAVTFDEVVHKAIRDRLRGDRRQVLELRQVYVRRKNDVDVRYQTNAHPLLLRLDRSSKMEVVRILATPAPQPGSGAIVTVREQLGSAGVVDVTQLMGQPQRLRHVSGGASGASSSENGVCLSGVGSGAYPPVCSSSSSSSGPRRTTFTMCTSSGNAGTSTALVSGVVPSSFGQELRSRQEMLLRQQRPAGSTPIEPGVAIVTARDVREREPLIEQYANREEQRKMRIRRKVEVSTQCLLCGLDCSDESACMAIVRQQLMRSSRNRGAHVPQFEQVKRDLSDRRRVPEGKVPTRLLCAHTFVNSATRTVHVVHPRCAHLCSAYQSGSELEDIVACDLSMNVCTLCGMPGACVACYHPRCTEMFHVVCALYSGGYVNLGQRDPFWPCPACPRHTQVMVVPKKGREGSNVLHVDHSCWEDGVAFDSRVVESTDLRDPDENDGQ; from the coding sequence ATGCCGCGCGTCCGCGTCGGCCTCCGACTGCGATTCGTGAAGCTGCCGCACATAGACGGCGAGCGCGTGTTTCGCGACGTCATCAGCTTCGTAGAGCCGGAAGATAGAAGCTATGACGATCTTCGCGCGTTGGTGGAGGCAAAGATGCGCTTCATGGAGCTCAGCCACTCCGACTTCACCGCCTTCCACATCGAGGAGCACACCGGTGACCGTGTTGTCGTAGACACTGCCTACTTTAGTGCGCTGCTCCGGCAATGGGCGCGCAGAGCGGCGAAGGAGCGTccgccgccgaagcggcCCACCGCACTGGAGATGGCGGGGCTGGCGGTTCTCGGTGAATCGCCCTCGCCATTTGGCAACCCCGAGTATGAAGGccacgtcggcagcggcggtatGCTCACTATGCCCACGAGCAACACGagcagcgatgacgacgtGGAGGACGATGAGCGTCCACCGGACATGTTGGAGCGCTTTGAAATTGAGCTGCAGAGTAGTAAGTCTGTCGCTGTAGCTACAGCCGCCGCAATCCCAAACCTGGTGTCGTCCGTGTCTGGTGCGATGCCGTCACCGGTGCAGTTTGCCGCTCTCACGCGCGAGAACCTAGCGCGCCTGTGCGATGGGGATGTTGCGAAGTCGGGCGCCTCAGCGTTGCTGTCTGCATCCGGGGCTGCATCACCTGGCAAACAGGTTGCTGGGATAGACCCCTGCAAAGCCGCATCGAACTCCCATCTGCCTGACCCTAATGCCGAGGTCCTGATGCGTGTTCGCGACCTGACGTATCCGCTAGGGCACGTCAAGTTCTACCTTCGCTGCATCATTCTTGCCGTGCGCTTTAAAATACCTAAGCCGGGACTGACGGTCGCCGAGCTCGACCTGGGCGACGCCGAGGACGTCACACAGGCAATCACGGCAGTCACGTTTGACGAGGTTGTTCACAAAGCCATACGAGACCGCCTGCGCGGGGACCGTCGACAAGTTctggagctgcgccaggTGTACGTGCGGCGTAAGAACGACGTGGACGTACGCTACCAGACCAACGCGCACCCACTCCTGCTTCGCCTCGATCGGTCGTCGAAAATGGAAGTGGTGCGCATCCTCgcaacgccggcgccgcagccagGTAGCGGCGCCATCGTCACGGTGCGCGAGCAGCTAGGCTCGGCAGGGGTGGTGGACGTGACCCAGCTCAtggggcagccgcagcggttGCGTCACGTCTCCGGTGGTGCTAGTGGCGCTTCATCGTCAGAGAACGGCGTCTGTctcagcggcgtcggcagcggcgcgtacCCGCCTGTGTGCTCGTCCTCATCTTCCTCCTCGGGTCCGCGACGAACGACCTTCACCATGTGCACCTCCAGCGGCAATGCCGGCACGAGCACGGCGCTCGTGAGTGGTGTCGTTCCGTCGAGCTTCGGACAGGAGTTGCGCAGTCGGCAagagatgctgctgcgccagcaaaGGCCGGCGGGTTCGACGCCGATCGAACCCGGGGTCGCGATCGTCACTGCACGCGATGTTCGAGAGCGCGAGCCGCTGATAGAGCAGTACGCCAACCGCGAGGAACAACGAAAGATGCGCATTCGCCGCAAGGTGGAGGTATCAACACAGTGTCTGCTCTGTGGGCTGGATTGCAGCGACGAGTCCGCGTGCATGGCGATCGTCCGGCAGCAACTCATGCGAAGCTCGCGCAaccgcggcgcacacgtgcctCAGTTCGAGCAGGTGAAGCGCGACCTCTCGGACCGTCGGCGGGTGCCAGAAGGGAAAGTGCCTACGCGGCTCTTGTGCGCACATACCTTCGTGAACAGCGCCACTCGCACGGTCCACGTCGTTCAtccgcgctgcgcacactTGTGCTCCGCCTACCAAAGCGGGAGCGAGTTGGAAGATATCGTGGCGTGCGATCTGAGCATGAACGTGTGCACACTTTGCGGAATGcccggcgcgtgcgtggcttGCTATCACCCCCGATGCACGGAGATGTTCCACGTGGTGTGTGCCCTCTACAGCGGTGGCTACGTGAACCTCGGCCAGCGAGACCCCTTCTGGCCCTGCCCCGCCTGCCCACGTCACACACAGGTGATGGTTGTACCGAAGAAGGGGCGGGAGGGAAGCAACGTCTTGCACGTTGATCACAGCTGTTGGGAGGATGGAGTCGCCTTCGACTCGCGTGTGGTGGAGTCCACTGACCTCCGCGACCCGGACGAGAACGACGGACAGTGA
- a CDS encoding conserved hypothetical protein (previous protein_id=AAZ14489.1) has product MCETSPSAPSPEVATVTQPPRPAVGDGKDEVTILSACSPAITALGASALVGCTEEDKLTRNFVEAAVVADEGANAPFSVDDAAQSRISGRTLFLVDTEGSDVILGDTSQNILPSPPLSFREAGEHHGAPQHNSHAGGVGDEEEQKADGEDGADVARGNAIQSKYSVTSEWVESFPRADSSVFLDESMQATACAEATQVLSAVLDKKRRRREDDGKDGHAKGGKGDRKRRAQEKAKAAEVQAAFKHSQRALRKQAKTLNMRDVFSRTLSLPSPLQAATDALVSPLSFPPNRLLVDTSIKSNAANDGGTSPAETGVCSPSSLRPHSPAFSPASLVSPSSPSSSSAWSPDVVGELTNRFLAHVQQQKRQKFEQMVSRELTQSQALSQTRSLAQHPREHGGAEDGQRGDDDEYNPRTRTDSAMANDFRTPVDELVIGEEDNEAANWMPADSSSPTSQHARRMMQRDPVTGNEMMLLGASSSEEGRLPSFSTTPAESRKAEEDEEASQEQDQVMRSLARKHEIWKLKQRHLRAQEQVELDERAKALQQQKSAKPLAAVTSASFSVNVPLARGDADSAPATSATEASAASAPFFTGIFRNYAAAAAGVERSGRRGGDSATAAVGCGQVATLSPDDISMIRRINSFDNTSTQRVVVFGTAASKQTRYESMQR; this is encoded by the coding sequence ATGTGCGAGACGTCGCCGTCTGCCCCGTCGCCGGAGGTTGCCACCGTCACACAGCCACCCCGGCCTGCCGTTGGTGATGGAAAGGATGAAGTCACCATTCTCTCCGCTTGTTCTCCAGCCATCACCGCCCTCGGCGCCTCCGCTCTCGTGGGGTGCACAGAGGAGGACAAACTCACGAGAAACTTCGTTGAGGCGGCGGTCGTGGCTGACGAAGGTGCGAACGCTCCCTTTTCCGTGGATGACGCTGCCCAGTCCAGGATAAGCGGGAGGACGCTATTTCTGGTGGACACGGAGGGCAGCGACGTGATCCTTGGTGACACCTCGCAAAACATCTTGCCCTCACCACCGCTGTCTTTCAGGGAGGCCGGCGAGCATCACGGCGCTCCGCAGCACAACTCCCACGCTGGAGGCGTGGGagacgaggaagagcagaAAGCGGACGGCGAAGATGGCGCTGATGTGGCGCGAGGCAATGCGATACAGAGCAAGTACAGCGTCACATCGGAGTGGGTCGAAAGCTTTCCGCGAGCCGACTCGTCTGTCTTCCTTGACGAGTCCATGCAGGCGACTGCTTGTGCAGAGGCGACGCAGGTCTTATCAGCGGTACTGGACAAGAAGCGAAGGCGACGAGAAGACGACGGCAAAGATGGGCATGCGAAGGGTGGCAAGGGTGATCgcaagcggcgcgcgcaggaGAAGGCCAAGGCTGCCGAAGTGCAAGCAGCTTTCAAGCACTCCCAGCGAGCGCTGCGGAAGCAGGCGAAAACTTTGAACATGAGGGACGTCTTCTCTCGTACGCTTtccctgccgtcgccgctgcaagCCGCTACCGATGCGCTTGTTagccccctctcctttcctccgAACAGGTTACTTGTGGACACCAGCATCAAGAGCAACGCTGCGAATGACGGTGGCACTTCTCCTGCCGAGACGGGTGTctgctcgccctcgtcgCTTCGACCCCACTCGCCTGCCTTCTCACCAGCGTCGCTTGtgtcgccgtcttcgccgtccagcagcagcgcgtggtCCCCAGACGTTGTAGGGGAGCTGACGAACCGGTTTCTCGCCCATGTGCaacagcagaagcggcagaAGTTTGAGCAGATGGTATCACGCGAGCTCACACAGTCCCAGGCGCTGAGCCAGACGCGGAGCCTTGCACAGCACCCACGCGAGCATGGCGGTGCTGAGGATGGTCAGcgcggtgacgacgacgagtaCAACCCGCGTACGCGCACGGACAGCGCGATGGCGAATGACTTCAGAACACCGGTTGACGAGCTCGTTATTGGAGAGGAAGACAATGAGGCGGCGAACTGGATGCCAGCCGATTCGTCCTCGCCCACCTCACAGCACGCGCGGCGCATGATGCAGCGCGACCCAGTTACAGGCAACGAGATGATGCTACTGGGAGCTAGCTCGAGCGAGGAGGGGCGACTTCCGTCCTTCTCCACGACGCCGGCCGAAAGTCGGAAGGCtgaggaggatgaggaggcgtCGCAAGAGCAAGATCAGGTGATGAGGTCGCTCGCCCGCAAGCATGAGATCTGGAAGCTGAAGCAGCGACATCTACGGGCGCAGGAGCAGGTCGAGCTGGACGAGCGCGCCaaggcactgcagcagcaaaaGTCGGCCAAACCCCTCGCGGCCGTCACGTCGGCGTCGTTTTCCGTCAACGTCCCCTTAGCCCGCGGTGATGCCGATTCGGCCCCGGCGACGTCTGCGACTGaggccagcgcggcgtccgcgcCGTTTTTCACTGGCATCTTCCGGAACtacgcggccgccgcagcaggcgtaGAGCGCAGTGGCCGTAGGGGCGGTGACAGTGCTACAGCCGCCGTGGGCTGTGGGCAGGTGGCAACGCTGTCTCCAGATGACATTTCCATGATTCGCCGCATCAACAGCTTCGACAACACCTCGACCCAGCGCGTGGTCGTCTTtggcacggcggcgtcgaagcAAACGCGGTATGAGAGCATGCAGCGCTGA
- a CDS encoding putative ankyrin repeat protein (previous protein_id=AAZ14490.1): MSSTRSPRDTTSRREPPAETIYDACRRGNAERFMAYVQKGGCLSECDDQKLTLLHHAAFSGNNAFVKAILDGSDAQQVNIDAADSEGWTPLHYAADRGHVRVVEALLDEGANVNARDAAKRTPMHLAALSGRAEVVAVLLRNGASKAAKNVAGMSPMDCAQQTGQAAVVAQLE; this comes from the coding sequence ATGTCAAGCACTCGCTCCCCCCGCGACACCACGTCACGGCGGGAACCCCCTGCGGAGACGATCTACGACGCTTGTCGTCGCGGTAATGCCGAGCGCTTTATGGCGTACGTGCAGAAGGGTGGATGCCTCAGTGAATGCGATGATCAGAAGCTCACCCTGCTCCACCACGCCGCCTTTTCGGGGAACAACGCCTTTGTGAAAGCCATtctcgacggcagcgacgcgcagcaggtcAACATCGACGCTGCCGACAGTGAAGGGtggacgccgctgcactACGCCGCAGACCGTGGGCATGTACGTGTCGTGGAAGCGCTGCTCGACGAAGGCGCCAACGTGAACGCGCGTGATGCCGCAAAGCGCACGCCCATGCacctcgccgctctctctgGCAGGgcagaggtggtggcggtgctgcttcgGAATGGTGCCTCGAAGGCGGCAAAGAATGTTGCGGGCATGAGCCCGATGGATTGCGCCCAGCAGACGGGCCAAGCAGCCGTCGTTGCTCAGCTCGAGTAA
- a CDS encoding conserved hypothetical protein (previous protein_id=AAZ14491.1), translated as MVASSVPQGGTQEVTSHVQGLMQQMQARFDEMSKCIISRIDEMSLRIDDLEHSIDDLMQQSGAEQSQKPAARPKK; from the coding sequence ATGGTGGCCAGCTCTGTGCCCCAGGGTGGCACACAAGAGGTGACATCGCATGTGCAGGGGCTGATGCAGCAGATGCAAGCCCGCTTCGACGAAATGTCGAAGTGCATCATCAGTCGCATCGATGAGATGAGCCTCCGCATCGATGATCTCGAGCACTCGATTGATGATCTGATGCAACAATCTGGCGCAGAGCAAAGTCAGAAGCCCGCGGCGCGGCCGAAAAAGTGA
- a CDS encoding conserved hypothetical protein (previous protein_id=AAZ14487.1) — protein sequence MTKDRLHYRLSRKHAHGAEEVERSIGITCSRYAPAARTADARRPVALMKWAFDDYIMEEELPSDAFVSSTPADAKPRTSLVVRLLSEGVPDTVVERQLRERLPKHMQFHFLSPVDFVSCASRYVWLRCDGAQAAQLLSNSFQREQLWHTGAGDVYVSPMQEVCVDSSADHFPPHLLPSTRYTITLRNVQGSLGDVLPQLRSIAQNGFLNYSHAARHGVGLYYVYKDAKLLLRREYGEFLQSYMRRLTEGTTHVQREMPVLQEVLASPRSSRRDWVSVVEGMEAAVKGDMQVYARTRQTGLYPPHHDLLLDFVRRAADVAPRHHDSAQIIREAVRPLVLQEALHAITDVHFNALASLRWQRGGDTVVVGDVVRVRDLTRQHAAEPDNARDVFAGAADHVNGAMLSSAHQDWSAFTAEGIGAAQTAVAYRRVATKAEASQYRLTDVVLPTFGRDVAHLPLLSEESSDALFAALAQELRVEGLADMRLAPRAAFRPLVQLPVSMSFYLVDEKRGWDWEEDAGATRIKASLYHDQDGVLRCHSPMSRRTGKNMVARLGIRGDAARKFFLKPARKLGMTCVMQFTLPAGSHATSAIREAFMMATVSPSAIFRLLAAK from the coding sequence ATGACGAAAGACCGCCTCCATTACCGCCTGTCGAGGAAGCACGCCCAtggcgcggaggaggtggagcggtCTATCGGCATCACCTGCTCACGCTATGCGCCAGCAGCCCGGACAGCGGACGCGCGCCGGCCCGTGGCGCTCATGAAGTGGGCCTTCGATGACTATAtcatggaggaggagctaCCGAGCGACGCCTTCGTTTCATCTACACCAGCGGATGCCAAGCCTCGCACAAGCCTCGTcgtgcgcctcctcagcgAAGGGGTGCCAGACACGGTggtggagcggcagctgcgtgagCGACTGCCAAAGCACATGCAGTTTCACTTCCTCTCTCCCGTTGACTTTGTCAGCTGCGCGTCGCGCTACGTTTGGCTGCGTTGTGATGGCGCCCAGGCAGCCCAACTACTGAGCAACTCCTTTCAGCGAGAGCAGCTGTGGCACACAGGGGCCGGAGACGTTTACGTCAGTCCGATGCAGGAGGTGTGTGTCGACTCCAGCGCTGACCATTTCCCTCCGCACTTGCTTCCCAGCACCCGGTACACTATCACCCTGCGCAACGTGCAAGGCAGCCTGGGTGATGTGCTCCCGCAGCTTCGAAGTATTGCCCAGAATGGGTTTCTAAACTACTCCCACGCAGCCCGGCACGGTGTTGGGCTCTACTACGTCTACAAAGacgcgaagctgctgctgcgtcgcgaGTACGGCGAATTCCTCCAAAGCTACATGAGGCGCCTCACCGAGGGCACCACCCACGTCCAGCGGGAGATGCCTGTGCTGCAGGAGGTCCtcgcctcgccgcgcagTTCGCGACGTGATTGGGTCAGCGTGGTTGAAGGGATGGAAGCTGCCGTCAAGGGTGACATGCAGGTGTACGCGCGTACGCGACAGACCGGCTTGTACCCGCCGCATCACGACCTGCTTCTGGACTTTGTGCGGCGGGCAGCCGATGTCGCCCCGCGTCACCATGACTCGGCGCAGATCATTCGCGAAGCGGTGCGTCCGCTCGTactgcaggaggcgctgcacgctATCACAGATGTGCACTTCAACGCACTGGCCTCCCTCCGCTGGCAACGCGGTGGTGACACCGTCGTAGTCGGTGACGTTGTTCGCGTACGAGACTTGACCCGCCAGCACGCCGCTGAGCCGGATAACGCGCGAGATGTCTTCGCCGGTGCGGCAGATCACGTCAACGGCGCGATGCTCTCTTCGGCACATCAAGACTGGTCAGCGTTCACAGCTGAGGGAATCGGAGCCGCGCAAACGGCGGTTGCCTACCGGCGTGTTGCCACGAAAGCGGAAGCTTCCCAGTACCGCCTCACGGATGTTGTGCTGCCGACGTTTGGCAGAGATGTGGCTCACCTTCCCCTCCTGtcggaggagagcagcgacgcgctCTTTGCCGCCCTCGCACAAGAGCTTCGGGTCGAGGGCCTGGCAGACATGCGCCTCGCCCCACGCGCAGCTTTCCGCCcgctcgtgcagctgccCGTGAGCATGTCGTTTTACCTGGTGGATGAAAAGCGCGGCTGGGACTgggaggaggatgccggTGCGACGCGCATCAAGGCGTCGCTCTACCACGATCAGGATGGCGTTCTGCGCTGCCACTCGCCCATGTCGCGGCGGACGGGCAAGAACATGGTTGCACGCCTTGGCATTCGTGGCGATGCGGCCCGCAAGTTTTTCCTCAAACCGGCACGGAAGCTTGGCATGACGTGTGTAATGCAGTTCACGCTCCCGGCAGGAAGTCACGCGACATCGGCGATTCGAGAGGCGTTTATGATGGCTACCGTCTCACCCTCCGCCATCTTCCGCCTTCTTGCCGCGAAGTAG
- a CDS encoding conserved hypothetical protein (previous protein_id=AAZ14488.1): MALDKSRISILSATKVDGEKLSSVGDTMDSLIPASRRLQLESEKCCPLCCVAYGVLISSVAVFCITAFGTAVSIFAESRINYTVNGAMRQTAWIAFPGILAGATLHYFMAEAMWSSKHNSWGQAWTKAIIANAGLWTGAICIGTLGWRKGLPLTSTGRRLYHRYPIPSEPLEARLLRSSREFFTGMGATYWLSGVASGHLGFVTCVSFCVSANRPYFMMAPHGGYAYRCMPPWRRQQLQAMALGSDSTNQPTKPQPQEQIRKQPSIK; encoded by the coding sequence ATGGCGTTGGACAAGAGCCGCATTTCGATTCTCAGCGCCACCAAGGTGGACGGCGAGAAGCTCAGCAGCGTAGGGGACACAATGGATTCCTTGATCCCCGCTAGTCGTCGGCTGCAGCTGGAGAGTGAGAAGTGCTGCCCACTCTGCTGTGTTGCGTACGGTGTTCTCATCTCCAGCGTCGCCGTCTTCTGCATCACGGCATTCGGCACCGCGGTATCCATTTTTGCGGAATCGCGCATCAACTACACGGTGAATGGTGCAATGAGGCAGACGGCATGGATCGCTTTCCCTGGTATTCTGGCGGGTGCGACGCTGCACTACTTCATGGCGGAGGCCATGTGGAGCAGCAAGCATAACTCCTGGGGTCAAGCATGGACGAAGGCGATTATTGCGAACGCGGGGCTGTGGACCGGGGCAATCTGCATCGGCACTCTCGGATGGCGAAAGGGGCTACCACTCACTTCGACAGGCCGTCGCCTCTATCACCGCTACCCGATCCCCTCTGAACCGCTGGAGGCACGATTGCTGCGCTCCAGTCGTGAGTTCTTTACCGGAATGGGCGCCACGTACTGGCTGAGCGGGGTGGCAAGCGGTCACTTGGGCTTTGTTACGTGTGTTTCGTTTTGCGTGTCGGCGAATCGGCCGTACTTCATGATGGCACCTCATGGCGGATATGCGTACCGGTGTAtgccgccgtggcgacgacagcagctCCAGGCAATGGCCCTGGGCAGTGACTCGACGAACCAGCCTACcaagccgcagccgcaggagCAAATACGCAAGCAGCCGTCCATCAAGTGA
- a CDS encoding conserved hypothetical protein (previous protein_id=AAZ14485.1) — protein sequence MTDSPPKLTPPPNGSALLRENLFEEKTDDDDGELLKRREPTMLLKGTKLIAPPSDGTKRYTVVFDLDETVVYARDGPLYARAYLKDLFRFMKDDFEVIVWTAGERDYAKCILEEINEDHIIQHLVYRHKKWFREEDYTKDLRQLGRDLNYTLMIENTPDCVRANPENGIIVEDFEVLPETTEEEGSMPATPVPTPPPAQAAEATATAGEAKDSATPQASTTAAPRPALESGGGGSSQSPLRRRRTTDRTLFLLRELLQSLVKSGETVPRFLASCELLSRQTVTGSDGNDIPIYHLGTRRRRKDAGVQRKQVRVNRDRAPPAAAPGGVPLPPSDASAESSMNEKNVSSEDRDDCNDVAHSSGSSGDTPQLSPAGAPRQGADGQVECGRAGGADNEDKGKPHP from the coding sequence ATGACGGATTCACCACCAAAGCTGACCCCGCCGCCAAACGggagcgcgctgctgcgggagaACCTCTTCGAGGAGAAGACGGATGACGACGAtggcgagctgctgaagcggcgcGAGCCGACGATGCTGCTGAAGGGAACAAAGCTCATTGCCCCTCCCTCGGACGGCACGAAACGCTACACTGTCGTCTTCGACCTCGATGAAACCGTCGTGTACGCGAGGGACGGCCCCCTCTACGCACGCGCGTACCTGAAAGACCTTTTCCGCTTCATGAAGGACGACTTCGAGGTGATTGTCTGGACCGCAGGCGAGCGCGACTACGCCAAGTGCATTCTCGAAGAGATCAATGAGGACCACATCATTCAGCACCTCGTCTACCGGCACAAGAAGTGGTTCCGCGAGGAGGACTACACAAAGGACCTGCGACAGCTCGGCCGCGACCTGAACTACACCCTCATGATCGAGAACACACCCGACTGCGTGCGGGCAAATCCGGAGAACGGCATCATCGTGGAGGACTTCGAGGTGCTGCCAGAGACGACCGAGGAAGAAGGCTCGATgccggcgacgccggtgccTACGCCCCCGCCGGCACAAGCAGCGGAGGCGACCGCGACAGCGGGGGAAGCTAAGGacagcgccacgccgcaaGCCAGCACAACCGCCGCACCGAGGCCGGCACTGGagagcggaggcggcggcagctcccAATCaccactgcggcggcgccgcacaaCCGATCGCACGCTGTTTCTGTTGCGCGAGCTGTTGCAATCGCTTGTGAAGAGCGGGGAGACGGTGCCTCGCTTTCTTGCCTCGTGCGAGCTGCTCTCACGGCAGACGGTAACTGGTTCGGATGGCAATGACATCCCCATTTACCACCTCGgcacacggcggcgacgcaagGATGCGGGGGTGCAGCGGAAACAAGTGCGAGTAAACCGGGACAgggcgccgccagctgctgccccgGGTGGGGTCCCTTTGCCTCCCTCGGACGCGTCGGCGGAGAGCTCAATGAACGAGAAGAACGTGTCTAGCGAGGACCGCGACGACTGCAACGACGTGGCGCACTCGAGCGGCTCGTCAGGGGACACACCACAGCTCTCCCCCGCAGGCGCACCGCGGCAGGGCGCGGACGGCCAAGTCGAGTGCGgacgtgctggaggcgcagaCAATGAGGACAAAGGAAAACCGCATCCCTGA